TTGCTGGGTAAATTAAGTTTTTTATGAGCCATGGCGTTGTCTTTTAAGGCTTATCACATGCTTATTCAGTACGGCTTTTGTGCCACGTTTTACATCATCACGTTCTCGAAATGACCATAATCGCTCACGTGCCTGCTTTGCTGCGTGTTCTATATCGACCATGGGCTCAGGGTAGTCTTCGCTAAGTTTAAAGTTATTAAACAAGGCCTCCATTGGCGGCTGTTGCCATGGCTGGTGGAGATCTTCGATGGGTAGGCTTTTAAGTTCAGGGCACCATGTTTTTATAAATATACCATCTGAGTCTTTATCTTCAGATTGCTTTATTGGGTTATACAAACGAATCGTGTTGGTTCCTGTGACAGATGCTTGCATTTGGATTTGTGGGTAGTGAATACCCGGCTCAAAATCTAAAAAATAACGCGATAAAATAAAGCTGACGGATTGCCAATGAATGTTCATATGATGAGTCATAAAACTGACTAACATAGCGCGCATTCGAAAGTTAATGTAACCCGTTGCTGCTAGGCAGCGCATGCACGCATCAATAATGGGAATACCTGTTTGACCTTGCTCAAAGCGCTTTAGGTGCTCAGCAACATGTTCATCATTACGATAAGGGTAGTGCTTATAGCCCGCATTTTGTGGTGCAAACTCCATGCTGCATTGAGTTTCGAATTTTTGCATAAAATGGCAATGCCAATGTAATCGTGACTCAAATGCATGCAATGAACGTCGCCAACTTTTAGGTTGTTTTGGTAGATAGTATCTTAATGTTTGATAAACCTGCCTTAGGCTTAAATTTCCCCACGCTAAATATGGAGAGAGCCTTGAGCATGAGTCTCTGCTTTTTGATGGGCTTGAAATACCGCTTTGGTAGTTTTTCGCACGTTCTTCTATAAAGCTCTGAAGGCAAGCTCTGGCTGCATGAGGGCCGCCATATTGAAACTGCGGGTCGTGCTTAAGAAAATCATCAACACAGGTTGCTGCTTGGTAATTATGAGGCTGCACTGCATTAAAGGCTTGCCAATTTGGCGTTACAAGACGTTGGTTCATCACACCATGCCAATGTGTTTGCCAATCAAACTGTTTTGGTCGCGCTCGTTTTACACCTCCAAGTGGCGTTTCGTGCCATGGAATTGCTTTGTTGTTTAGCCAGCGTTTGACCTGTTTATCTCGCTCAAAGGTATTGTAAAGACCTATTTCTTCATGACTATAAACCCCTGCAATATCAAAATCTTCACTAAGGGTTTCTAACAAGGTAATCATTTCTAAATTATAAATGGCGATTCCAGCGTTATATTTTTCGAGCTGTTGGTTGATGTCTTTAAGTGACTGAGCAACAAAACGCCAGTGCCTAAAGCTGTAATGGGGGTCTTCGAGTACCAGTGGCTCAAAGTTGTAAATAAGTAAGCAAGGCAGCTCTGATGCAATTGCACTGGCAAGTGGCTGATGATCAGATAGTCGTAGGTCACGTTTAAACCAAACAAGATTTACTTTTTGTTTTTTTGAGCCTGCCATAAACGTGGAGTTGAAAATTGCTTTGATGATTATACGTAGCAAGTCACAACTTAGATTAATTACTAAAGCAATCCACAAAGTTTCCACATTTGTAGCATATTGCCCACACACTTTTGGATGGTATTCAGATTATGCTTACGGTCAATTGAATGACATAAGAGGCTCGCTATGAAGCAATTATCTGCACTTTCTGTTTTAGCTATTTCGTTGTTAGCCACAGCGCCCGCTTGCTTTGCTCGCGACCATCAAGGCGGTCCACCCCAGCGACCTGACTTTGCATCGATTGATATTGATGGCAATGGGGCGATTGATTTTACTGAGTTTAGTGAACAGCCTATGCCTGAAGATATGCTGCAAACCATTTTTAATGACATGGATGCTGATCAAAATGGTGAAGTAACTGAAGACGAGTTCAACAACCATAAACCACCAAAACGTAAGGAAAATCAACGATGATCAACAGTGTTTCATCGGGTGCGAATTTTCAGCCCATGCAACGACCTCAAGCAGAGCCGTTGACCAGTGAACAAACAGAGTTAATGAATGAGACCTTAGCTCAGTTTGATCCTGAAAACTTAACTGCAGAAGATGCACAATCTATTATGCAAACATTTATGGATGCGGGTATTCAACCGGGTCAAGAAATGGAAGCAATTATGGCTGAAGCTGGCTTTGATGCCGCTGAAGTCGGTGAATTAGGTCGTCCTGAAGGTGAGCGTCCGCCTGGTCCGCCACCACCGCCGCCAAGTGGTAATTCACTTGAGCAGGTTGATAGCGAAGAAGTTGTCAGTTATTTAGATGAGTTGTTAGCGCAATATTCTGATCAACTGGGAGAAGAAGATAAAGAAGCGATTCTAGCCTCTGTGCAAGAAAAGTTTGGTTTATCTGAAGGTGATTCGCTGTTATCGGTCACAGCGTAAATCACAAAGCGGTCATGATGACCGCTTTTTTATATTTAACTTATTAGTCACTTATTAAAGTGCTGCAGCAAAAGCATTGATTTCGTTTTGTGCTGTTTCTAAGCTTTGCTCCGCGCCCGGCATCGCAAGGCCCTCTGCATAAATAAAGTTAACGTCAGTCATACCCACAAAACCAAGTACACCTTTTAAGTATGTAGTTTGGGTATCCGTGTCGGTGCCTTGATATACACCACCACGCGCAGCAAGTATCACTACTTTTTTGTCTTTAATTAAACCTACAGCGCCTTGCTCTGTGTATTTAAATGTAATACCAGCACGAGCAATACGATCAATCCAAGCTTTAAATGTTGATGGAATACCAAAGTTGTACATTGGCATACCAATAACAATCAGGTCGTTATCGTTAAGTTCAGCAATTAAATCGTCAGAAATTGCAGCAAGTGCTTTTTGCTCATCGCTGCGTTCGTTTGCATCAGTCATCCAAGCAGCCATTTCTGTCTGCGTTAAGTGAGCAATCGCATTGTCGCTTAAATCGCGAGTTGTTACTGAAATTTGTTGGTTGTTAGCAAGCTGCTCAACAAATTGTTGGCTAAGTTTGGTTGAATTACCTTGTTCACCATTTAAAGATGAATTTAACACAAGTACTTTTTTCATCATGTCACCTAAGAAAACTGAAGTTGTGCAGCCATTATAATTAGCAAAAAATAAATTAATAATGCTATTAATCGAGTGTTATGTTCGCTTTAAACGAATATGATAGGTACCTAGATTTGCCTGCTGTTCTTCCTTTTTAATTTAATGTTATTATTGTAGGAACAATAAAAATGAAATGGACTTTATTATGAAGTACTTACTGCTTACTCTTTTTGCAGTGCTGAGCTTAATGCCCCGTGCTGCTGAAAACACGCAACTCCCTGTTGAATCATTTGCCTCTTTACGCGCTTTTAGCCAAGTAAAATTTTCGCCTAGTGGCGAATATATATCGTTTATTCGAAATGTGAATGGTGAGTTGGTTTTAATGGTTTATAACCGTAAAACTAAAGAAGCCGATTCTATTATTCGCTCAGATAATCACACTATTTTCTTCGATTGGTATGAGTGGGCTAATGATGAAGTACTGCTTCTAGGTGCGCGCTACATTCAACGTCAATTTGGCGGCCCTAAATATACCTCTACGCGTTTATATGCATACAACATAAATGGTGATGGTAAGGCAAAACTAGCTATAAAGCCTAACTTTAATCGTGATGAACGCCAACCGCAATTTGGTGATCAGGTCATCAGCTTTTTAACCGATAAAAAAGATAAAATCTTAGTTCAAGGTGACTTTGATGTTGCCAATGCCCCTGGCGTGTATGAACTTGATTTAAGTACACTTCGTAAGAAAAAAATTCAGCGCTCACGTAGTAAAGTTATTGATTGGACAGCAGATCGCCAAGGTAATGTGCGTATTGCCCTAAAAATGGATGAAGACGAATTTGAATATATTCTTTATGACGAAGATCGAGATAACCGTAAAACGTTATTCAAATATAAAGCATTTAGCCCTGATGTAGTGACTGTTTTGGGCTTCGATAAAGACCCTAATATTCTTTACTTCAAAGCTCTTAAAGATGGCTATGATGCGCTTTATAAAATGGACCTAACGACCATGAAAAAAGAGTTAGTGTTCAGCGATGATAACTATGACTTCGATGGTCATATATTCTATTCATCTCTTACAGGTGAAGTAGCAGGGTTTACGCACTCTCAATTAGATGAGGGGATCCGTTACTGGGATGAGGATTTAAATAAGCTCTATACAGGTTTGCGCGCTGTTTTACCTAAAGATAAATTTGATATTGATATTATTGATACCAGTAAAGAACAGCGTCAATATGTGGTTTACGTTTCAGGTGAGCAAATCCCTGGTACCTATATGTTGGGTGACCGGGATTCTAACGAATTAACTGCATTTGCCTCGGCATTTCCAGATGTTGATGAAACTGTTTTCAGCGGTAAAAAGAAAATTAGTTATAAAGCCCGTGATGGCTTAACTATTGAAGGGTATTTAACTCTACCTGTGGGTTACAAAGAAGGTGATAAGTTACCAACTATAGTGTTCCCTCATGGCGGGCCAATGGCTCGTGATTACGCTGGCTTTGACTATTGGACTGCGTTACTTGCTTATAATGGTTATGCAGTACTGCAACCAAACTTCCGTGGTTCAAGTGGCTATGGGCATGAATTTGAGATGGCTGCAGTTCAAGGCTTTGGTAAAGAAATGCAAGATGATTTGCAAGATGCGGCGAATTGGCTTGTTGAAGAAGGTATCGCTAATAAAGATAAAATTTGTATTGGCGGGGCAAGTTATGGTGGCTATGCCGCATTAATGGCAGTGGTTAAACACCCTGAAACATTCAAATGTGCAGCAAGTTTTGCTGGCGTTACTGATCTTGAGCGCATTGTTAGTAAGGCGCGTTATTTTACTAATAAAGAAATTGTGCGTAAGCAGTTTGGGACTGATGGCGACAAACTAGAAAAAGTGTCGCCTGTTAATTTTGCAAAGCAAATTAATCGTCCGGTGCTATTGGTTCATGGCTCTGATGATAACGTGGTGCCTGTTTATCACAGCCGTGAAATGGATGATGAACTTAAAGACGAAGGCAAAGATGTTACTTACATTGAGCTCAAAGACGGCGACCATTACTTATCGCACCAGCCATATAGAATTAAAACGTTGAAAGCGTTTTTAGAGTTCTTTGATAAGAACTTGAAAAACTAGGGCGTGTTGGCCTTTGTGGATTGAAATTTGTTCACTCTAGGTGCGATTTAATCGCGGCGCGAGATTTGTAACCTAGTGGGCTAAGTAAAAATCGAGCAACAAAGAGTTAATCGCCCCTAGAAAGAACCCGAAGGGCAGCGCGTGTTTGGCATTAATGCTGCATTATCGCCTATTTATGTGGAACAACCACACTACATAGGCTCTGCCTTGCCTAAATACCAAACACACTGCTGCAAAATCAATCATAAAAGGTCAACACGCCCTATTAAAGGCGACCTAGGTCGCCTTTTTTAATACCTGATTCTGCGTCAATTTTATTTATAGGCTAATTCAGCATCAATATTGCGCATTAAGTTGGTAACCCAATTGATATATTGGCGGTGAATTTTTTTGCCATTGTAATCAAGGTTTATCG
Above is a window of Pseudoalteromonas shioyasakiensis DNA encoding:
- a CDS encoding cryptochrome/deoxyribodipyrimidine photo-lyase family protein, which produces MAGSKKQKVNLVWFKRDLRLSDHQPLASAIASELPCLLIYNFEPLVLEDPHYSFRHWRFVAQSLKDINQQLEKYNAGIAIYNLEMITLLETLSEDFDIAGVYSHEEIGLYNTFERDKQVKRWLNNKAIPWHETPLGGVKRARPKQFDWQTHWHGVMNQRLVTPNWQAFNAVQPHNYQAATCVDDFLKHDPQFQYGGPHAARACLQSFIEERAKNYQSGISSPSKSRDSCSRLSPYLAWGNLSLRQVYQTLRYYLPKQPKSWRRSLHAFESRLHWHCHFMQKFETQCSMEFAPQNAGYKHYPYRNDEHVAEHLKRFEQGQTGIPIIDACMRCLAATGYINFRMRAMLVSFMTHHMNIHWQSVSFILSRYFLDFEPGIHYPQIQMQASVTGTNTIRLYNPIKQSEDKDSDGIFIKTWCPELKSLPIEDLHQPWQQPPMEALFNNFKLSEDYPEPMVDIEHAAKQARERLWSFRERDDVKRGTKAVLNKHVISLKRQRHGS
- a CDS encoding S9 family peptidase; amino-acid sequence: MKYLLLTLFAVLSLMPRAAENTQLPVESFASLRAFSQVKFSPSGEYISFIRNVNGELVLMVYNRKTKEADSIIRSDNHTIFFDWYEWANDEVLLLGARYIQRQFGGPKYTSTRLYAYNINGDGKAKLAIKPNFNRDERQPQFGDQVISFLTDKKDKILVQGDFDVANAPGVYELDLSTLRKKKIQRSRSKVIDWTADRQGNVRIALKMDEDEFEYILYDEDRDNRKTLFKYKAFSPDVVTVLGFDKDPNILYFKALKDGYDALYKMDLTTMKKELVFSDDNYDFDGHIFYSSLTGEVAGFTHSQLDEGIRYWDEDLNKLYTGLRAVLPKDKFDIDIIDTSKEQRQYVVYVSGEQIPGTYMLGDRDSNELTAFASAFPDVDETVFSGKKKISYKARDGLTIEGYLTLPVGYKEGDKLPTIVFPHGGPMARDYAGFDYWTALLAYNGYAVLQPNFRGSSGYGHEFEMAAVQGFGKEMQDDLQDAANWLVEEGIANKDKICIGGASYGGYAALMAVVKHPETFKCAASFAGVTDLERIVSKARYFTNKEIVRKQFGTDGDKLEKVSPVNFAKQINRPVLLVHGSDDNVVPVYHSREMDDELKDEGKDVTYIELKDGDHYLSHQPYRIKTLKAFLEFFDKNLKN
- a CDS encoding FMN-dependent NADH-azoreductase, giving the protein MKKVLVLNSSLNGEQGNSTKLSQQFVEQLANNQQISVTTRDLSDNAIAHLTQTEMAAWMTDANERSDEQKALAAISDDLIAELNDNDLIVIGMPMYNFGIPSTFKAWIDRIARAGITFKYTEQGAVGLIKDKKVVILAARGGVYQGTDTDTQTTYLKGVLGFVGMTDVNFIYAEGLAMPGAEQSLETAQNEINAFAAAL
- a CDS encoding EF-hand domain-containing protein; this encodes MKQLSALSVLAISLLATAPACFARDHQGGPPQRPDFASIDIDGNGAIDFTEFSEQPMPEDMLQTIFNDMDADQNGEVTEDEFNNHKPPKRKENQR